One part of the Sardina pilchardus chromosome 5, fSarPil1.1, whole genome shotgun sequence genome encodes these proteins:
- the picalma gene encoding phosphatidylinositol binding clathrin assembly protein a isoform X2, with translation MSGQSITDRITAAQHSVTGSAVSKTVCKATTHEIMGPKKKHLDYLIQCTNEMNVNIPQLADTLFERTTNTSWVVVFKSLIATHHLMVYGNERFIQYLASRNTLFNLSNFLDKSGLQGYDMSTFIRRYSRYLNEKAVSYRQVAFDFTKVKRGADGVMRTMNTEKLLKTIPIIQNQMDALLDFNVNANELTNGVINAAFMLLFKDAIRLFAAYNEGIINLLEKYFDMKKTQCKEGLDIYKKFLTRMTRISEFLKVAEQVGIDRGDIPDLSQAPSSLLDALEQHLASLEGKKVKDSTAASRASTLSNAVSSLANTGISFTKVDEREKQAALEEEQARLKALKRLKELSKMPPSSATTAASPVSTGGSINTAPAIDLFSTPSSTNSTSKMPSDLLDLQPTFQPTLPLSTGLPVANTWGDPFTSSDAVDDSIPNLNPFLTNPVIDALHLPVVSSDGLSFSSKTPSHEMFGDYYNPFNDSSSSVASNHESTASIEPCITDSFCGPAPYPNTPLFQSEPSAVAGLFGGFSASPAPQPQTSRGLNVDFDSVFGNQSTSANGADAAEMQSQNPLTDTAVVASSYDVLGGILKPTVALSNQGLMTLSAQQPGKLVSDDLDSSLANLVGNLGIGNGTAKNDLHWSQPGEKKLTGGTNWQPKTAPTTTWNPATMNGMHFLQYAPSVMAFPATTPTGMMAYGMPPQMNSVAMMTQPTMMYTQPVMRPANPFGPVSGAQHSAASSPSSQSPLRAPGQDPFAQLSLKDFL, from the exons ATGTCTGGACAAAGCATAACGGACCGGATAACTGCAGCCCAACACAGTGTCACCGGTTCTGCGGTGTCTAAAACGGTGTGCAAGGCAACCACGCACGAAATTATGGGgccaaaaaagaaacatttggaTT ACCTGATTCAGTGCACCAATGAGATGAACGTGAACATCCCGCAGCTGGCAGACACGCTGTTTGAGAGGACCACCAACACCAGCTGGGTGGTCGTCTTCAAGTCTCTCATCGCAACACACCACCTCATGGTCTACGGCAACGAG AGGTTTATTCAGTACTTGGCCTCAAGAAACACATTATTCAACCTCAGTAATTTTTTGGATAAAAGTGGGTTACAAG GCTATGACATGTCAACTTTCATCCGAAGGTATAGTCGCTACCTGAATGAGAAGGCTGTGTCTTACCGCCAAGTCGCTTTTGACTTCACAAAAGTAAAAAGAGG GGCGGATGGTGTCATGAGGACGATGAATACTGAGAAACTCTTGAAGACCATCCCAATCATCCAGAATCAGATGGATGCCCTTCTTGATTTCAAT GTCAATGCCAATGAACTCACAAATGGGGTCATCAATGCTGCCTTCATGCTTCTGTTCAAAGATGCCATACGACTGTTTGCTGCCTATAATGAAGGGATTATCAACCTACTTG AGAAGTACTTTGATATGAAGAAAACTCAGTGTAAAGAGGGTCTTGACATTTACAAGAAATTCCTCACGCGAATGACCAGAATCTCAGAGTTTCTCAAAGTTGCTGAG CAAGTGGGAATTGACCGAGGCGACATACCAGATCTCTCCCAG GCCCCAAGCAGCCTTTTGGATGCCTTAGAACAGCACTTGGCTTCCTTAGAAGGGAAAAAAGTGAAAGATTCCACAGCAGCAAGCAG AGCCAGCACTCTGTCCAACGCCGTGTCCTCGCTAGCCAACACAGGCATATCCTTCACCAAAGTGGATGAAAGGGAAAAACAGGCGgctctggaggaggagcaggctcGCTTGAAAGCTCTTAAG CGTCTCAAAGAACTCTCCAAGATGCCCCCCTCCTCCGCTACCACGGCTGCGTCTCCCGTGTCGACAGGAGGGAGCATCAACACCGCCCCTGCCATCGACCTCTTCTCAACACCCAGCTCCACAAACAG CACTTCAAAGATGCCGAGTGACCTCCTGGACCTGCAGCCAACATTTCAGCCAACGCTGCCTCTCTCCACAGGCTTGCCTGTAGCAAACACCTGGGGGG ATCCTTTCACTTCTTCTGACGCTGTCGATGACTCCATTCCAAACTTAAACCCTTTCCTTACAAACCCTGTTATCGATGCTCTTCATCTACCTGTTGTGTCTTCAGACGGTCTTAGTTTTTCTTCTAAGACACCCAGTCATGAAATGTTTGGTG ATTATTACAATCCCTTTAATGATTCAAGCTCTTCTGTTGCATCCAATCATGAAAGCACAGCTTCCATAGAGCCGTGTATCACAG ACTCCTTCTGTGGTCCAGCACCTTACCCTAACACTCCTCTCTTCCAATCTGAGCCCTCTGCTGTAGCAGGCCTATTTGGAG GGTTCTCAGCATCTCCTGCCCCTCAACCACAGACCTCAAGAGGCCTTAACGTTGACTTTGACTCTGTGTTTGGCAATCAGTCAACCTCCGCTAACGGCGCCGACGCTGCTG AGATGCAGTCTCAAAACCCGCTCACAGATACGgctgtggtagcttcatcat ATGATGTCTTAGGCGGAATCCTGAAACCCACAGTAGCCCTCTCCAACCAGGGACTGATGACCCTCAGCGCTCAGCAGCCTGGCAAACTGGTGTCGGATGACTTGGACTCTTCCTTGGCCAACCTCGTGGGCA ATCTTGGAATTGGCAATGGAACAGCAAAAAA TGACCTTCACTGGAGTCAGCCTGGGGAGAAGAAGCTAACAGGTGGAACAAACTGGCAACCAAAGACTGCCCCTACAACCACGTGGAACCCTGCCACCATG AACGGCATGCATTTCCTACAATAC GCACCATCTGTCATGGCCTTCCCTGCAACGACGCCCACAGGAATGATGGCATATGGAATG CCCCCTCAAATGAACTCCGTGGCAATGATGACTCAGCCCACCATGATGTACACCCAGCCGGTCATGAGGCCGGCCAACCCTTTTGGCCCAGTCTCAGGCGCACAG CACTCGGCCGCCTCTAGTCCTTCCAGTCAGAGTCCCCTCAGAGCTCCAGGACAGGACCCCTTTGCACAGCTCTCTCTCAAGGATTTCTTGTAG
- the picalma gene encoding phosphatidylinositol binding clathrin assembly protein a isoform X1 — MSGQSITDRITAAQHSVTGSAVSKTVCKATTHEIMGPKKKHLDYLIQCTNEMNVNIPQLADTLFERTTNTSWVVVFKSLIATHHLMVYGNERFIQYLASRNTLFNLSNFLDKSGLQGYDMSTFIRRYSRYLNEKAVSYRQVAFDFTKVKRGADGVMRTMNTEKLLKTIPIIQNQMDALLDFNVNANELTNGVINAAFMLLFKDAIRLFAAYNEGIINLLEKYFDMKKTQCKEGLDIYKKFLTRMTRISEFLKVAEQVGIDRGDIPDLSQAPSSLLDALEQHLASLEGKKVKDSTAASRASTLSNAVSSLANTGISFTKVDEREKQAALEEEQARLKALKEQRLKELSKMPPSSATTAASPVSTGGSINTAPAIDLFSTPSSTNSTSKMPSDLLDLQPTFQPTLPLSTGLPVANTWGDPFTSSDAVDDSIPNLNPFLTNPVIDALHLPVVSSDGLSFSSKTPSHEMFGDYYNPFNDSSSSVASNHESTASIEPCITDSFCGPAPYPNTPLFQSEPSAVAGLFGGFSASPAPQPQTSRGLNVDFDSVFGNQSTSANGADAAEMQSQNPLTDTAVVASSYDVLGGILKPTVALSNQGLMTLSAQQPGKLVSDDLDSSLANLVGNLGIGNGTAKNDLHWSQPGEKKLTGGTNWQPKTAPTTTWNPATMNGMHFLQYAPSVMAFPATTPTGMMAYGMPPQMNSVAMMTQPTMMYTQPVMRPANPFGPVSGAQHSAASSPSSQSPLRAPGQDPFAQLSLKDFL; from the exons ATGTCTGGACAAAGCATAACGGACCGGATAACTGCAGCCCAACACAGTGTCACCGGTTCTGCGGTGTCTAAAACGGTGTGCAAGGCAACCACGCACGAAATTATGGGgccaaaaaagaaacatttggaTT ACCTGATTCAGTGCACCAATGAGATGAACGTGAACATCCCGCAGCTGGCAGACACGCTGTTTGAGAGGACCACCAACACCAGCTGGGTGGTCGTCTTCAAGTCTCTCATCGCAACACACCACCTCATGGTCTACGGCAACGAG AGGTTTATTCAGTACTTGGCCTCAAGAAACACATTATTCAACCTCAGTAATTTTTTGGATAAAAGTGGGTTACAAG GCTATGACATGTCAACTTTCATCCGAAGGTATAGTCGCTACCTGAATGAGAAGGCTGTGTCTTACCGCCAAGTCGCTTTTGACTTCACAAAAGTAAAAAGAGG GGCGGATGGTGTCATGAGGACGATGAATACTGAGAAACTCTTGAAGACCATCCCAATCATCCAGAATCAGATGGATGCCCTTCTTGATTTCAAT GTCAATGCCAATGAACTCACAAATGGGGTCATCAATGCTGCCTTCATGCTTCTGTTCAAAGATGCCATACGACTGTTTGCTGCCTATAATGAAGGGATTATCAACCTACTTG AGAAGTACTTTGATATGAAGAAAACTCAGTGTAAAGAGGGTCTTGACATTTACAAGAAATTCCTCACGCGAATGACCAGAATCTCAGAGTTTCTCAAAGTTGCTGAG CAAGTGGGAATTGACCGAGGCGACATACCAGATCTCTCCCAG GCCCCAAGCAGCCTTTTGGATGCCTTAGAACAGCACTTGGCTTCCTTAGAAGGGAAAAAAGTGAAAGATTCCACAGCAGCAAGCAG AGCCAGCACTCTGTCCAACGCCGTGTCCTCGCTAGCCAACACAGGCATATCCTTCACCAAAGTGGATGAAAGGGAAAAACAGGCGgctctggaggaggagcaggctcGCTTGAAAGCTCTTAAG GAACAGCGTCTCAAAGAACTCTCCAAGATGCCCCCCTCCTCCGCTACCACGGCTGCGTCTCCCGTGTCGACAGGAGGGAGCATCAACACCGCCCCTGCCATCGACCTCTTCTCAACACCCAGCTCCACAAACAG CACTTCAAAGATGCCGAGTGACCTCCTGGACCTGCAGCCAACATTTCAGCCAACGCTGCCTCTCTCCACAGGCTTGCCTGTAGCAAACACCTGGGGGG ATCCTTTCACTTCTTCTGACGCTGTCGATGACTCCATTCCAAACTTAAACCCTTTCCTTACAAACCCTGTTATCGATGCTCTTCATCTACCTGTTGTGTCTTCAGACGGTCTTAGTTTTTCTTCTAAGACACCCAGTCATGAAATGTTTGGTG ATTATTACAATCCCTTTAATGATTCAAGCTCTTCTGTTGCATCCAATCATGAAAGCACAGCTTCCATAGAGCCGTGTATCACAG ACTCCTTCTGTGGTCCAGCACCTTACCCTAACACTCCTCTCTTCCAATCTGAGCCCTCTGCTGTAGCAGGCCTATTTGGAG GGTTCTCAGCATCTCCTGCCCCTCAACCACAGACCTCAAGAGGCCTTAACGTTGACTTTGACTCTGTGTTTGGCAATCAGTCAACCTCCGCTAACGGCGCCGACGCTGCTG AGATGCAGTCTCAAAACCCGCTCACAGATACGgctgtggtagcttcatcat ATGATGTCTTAGGCGGAATCCTGAAACCCACAGTAGCCCTCTCCAACCAGGGACTGATGACCCTCAGCGCTCAGCAGCCTGGCAAACTGGTGTCGGATGACTTGGACTCTTCCTTGGCCAACCTCGTGGGCA ATCTTGGAATTGGCAATGGAACAGCAAAAAA TGACCTTCACTGGAGTCAGCCTGGGGAGAAGAAGCTAACAGGTGGAACAAACTGGCAACCAAAGACTGCCCCTACAACCACGTGGAACCCTGCCACCATG AACGGCATGCATTTCCTACAATAC GCACCATCTGTCATGGCCTTCCCTGCAACGACGCCCACAGGAATGATGGCATATGGAATG CCCCCTCAAATGAACTCCGTGGCAATGATGACTCAGCCCACCATGATGTACACCCAGCCGGTCATGAGGCCGGCCAACCCTTTTGGCCCAGTCTCAGGCGCACAG CACTCGGCCGCCTCTAGTCCTTCCAGTCAGAGTCCCCTCAGAGCTCCAGGACAGGACCCCTTTGCACAGCTCTCTCTCAAGGATTTCTTGTAG
- the picalma gene encoding phosphatidylinositol binding clathrin assembly protein a isoform X6, protein MSGQSITDRITAAQHSVTGSAVSKTVCKATTHEIMGPKKKHLDYLIQCTNEMNVNIPQLADTLFERTTNTSWVVVFKSLIATHHLMVYGNERFIQYLASRNTLFNLSNFLDKSGLQGYDMSTFIRRYSRYLNEKAVSYRQVAFDFTKVKRGADGVMRTMNTEKLLKTIPIIQNQMDALLDFNVNANELTNGVINAAFMLLFKDAIRLFAAYNEGIINLLEKYFDMKKTQCKEGLDIYKKFLTRMTRISEFLKVAEQVGIDRGDIPDLSQAPSSLLDALEQHLASLEGKKVKDSTAASRASTLSNAVSSLANTGISFTKVDEREKQAALEEEQARLKALKEQRLKELSKMPPSSATTAASPVSTGGSINTAPAIDLFSTPSSTNSTSKMPSDLLDLQPTFQPTLPLSTGLPVANTWGDPFTSSDAVDDSIPNLNPFLTNPVIDALHLPVVSSDGLSFSSKTPSHEMFGDYYNPFNDSSSSVASNHESTASIEPCITDSFCGPAPYPNTPLFQSEPSAVAGLFGGFSASPAPQPQTSRGLNVDFDSVFGNQSTSANGADAADDVLGGILKPTVALSNQGLMTLSAQQPGKLVSDDLDSSLANLVGNLGIGNGTAKNDLHWSQPGEKKLTGGTNWQPKTAPTTTWNPATMNGMHFLQYAPSVMAFPATTPTGMMAYGMPPQMNSVAMMTQPTMMYTQPVMRPANPFGPVSGAQHSAASSPSSQSPLRAPGQDPFAQLSLKDFL, encoded by the exons ATGTCTGGACAAAGCATAACGGACCGGATAACTGCAGCCCAACACAGTGTCACCGGTTCTGCGGTGTCTAAAACGGTGTGCAAGGCAACCACGCACGAAATTATGGGgccaaaaaagaaacatttggaTT ACCTGATTCAGTGCACCAATGAGATGAACGTGAACATCCCGCAGCTGGCAGACACGCTGTTTGAGAGGACCACCAACACCAGCTGGGTGGTCGTCTTCAAGTCTCTCATCGCAACACACCACCTCATGGTCTACGGCAACGAG AGGTTTATTCAGTACTTGGCCTCAAGAAACACATTATTCAACCTCAGTAATTTTTTGGATAAAAGTGGGTTACAAG GCTATGACATGTCAACTTTCATCCGAAGGTATAGTCGCTACCTGAATGAGAAGGCTGTGTCTTACCGCCAAGTCGCTTTTGACTTCACAAAAGTAAAAAGAGG GGCGGATGGTGTCATGAGGACGATGAATACTGAGAAACTCTTGAAGACCATCCCAATCATCCAGAATCAGATGGATGCCCTTCTTGATTTCAAT GTCAATGCCAATGAACTCACAAATGGGGTCATCAATGCTGCCTTCATGCTTCTGTTCAAAGATGCCATACGACTGTTTGCTGCCTATAATGAAGGGATTATCAACCTACTTG AGAAGTACTTTGATATGAAGAAAACTCAGTGTAAAGAGGGTCTTGACATTTACAAGAAATTCCTCACGCGAATGACCAGAATCTCAGAGTTTCTCAAAGTTGCTGAG CAAGTGGGAATTGACCGAGGCGACATACCAGATCTCTCCCAG GCCCCAAGCAGCCTTTTGGATGCCTTAGAACAGCACTTGGCTTCCTTAGAAGGGAAAAAAGTGAAAGATTCCACAGCAGCAAGCAG AGCCAGCACTCTGTCCAACGCCGTGTCCTCGCTAGCCAACACAGGCATATCCTTCACCAAAGTGGATGAAAGGGAAAAACAGGCGgctctggaggaggagcaggctcGCTTGAAAGCTCTTAAG GAACAGCGTCTCAAAGAACTCTCCAAGATGCCCCCCTCCTCCGCTACCACGGCTGCGTCTCCCGTGTCGACAGGAGGGAGCATCAACACCGCCCCTGCCATCGACCTCTTCTCAACACCCAGCTCCACAAACAG CACTTCAAAGATGCCGAGTGACCTCCTGGACCTGCAGCCAACATTTCAGCCAACGCTGCCTCTCTCCACAGGCTTGCCTGTAGCAAACACCTGGGGGG ATCCTTTCACTTCTTCTGACGCTGTCGATGACTCCATTCCAAACTTAAACCCTTTCCTTACAAACCCTGTTATCGATGCTCTTCATCTACCTGTTGTGTCTTCAGACGGTCTTAGTTTTTCTTCTAAGACACCCAGTCATGAAATGTTTGGTG ATTATTACAATCCCTTTAATGATTCAAGCTCTTCTGTTGCATCCAATCATGAAAGCACAGCTTCCATAGAGCCGTGTATCACAG ACTCCTTCTGTGGTCCAGCACCTTACCCTAACACTCCTCTCTTCCAATCTGAGCCCTCTGCTGTAGCAGGCCTATTTGGAG GGTTCTCAGCATCTCCTGCCCCTCAACCACAGACCTCAAGAGGCCTTAACGTTGACTTTGACTCTGTGTTTGGCAATCAGTCAACCTCCGCTAACGGCGCCGACGCTGCTG ATGATGTCTTAGGCGGAATCCTGAAACCCACAGTAGCCCTCTCCAACCAGGGACTGATGACCCTCAGCGCTCAGCAGCCTGGCAAACTGGTGTCGGATGACTTGGACTCTTCCTTGGCCAACCTCGTGGGCA ATCTTGGAATTGGCAATGGAACAGCAAAAAA TGACCTTCACTGGAGTCAGCCTGGGGAGAAGAAGCTAACAGGTGGAACAAACTGGCAACCAAAGACTGCCCCTACAACCACGTGGAACCCTGCCACCATG AACGGCATGCATTTCCTACAATAC GCACCATCTGTCATGGCCTTCCCTGCAACGACGCCCACAGGAATGATGGCATATGGAATG CCCCCTCAAATGAACTCCGTGGCAATGATGACTCAGCCCACCATGATGTACACCCAGCCGGTCATGAGGCCGGCCAACCCTTTTGGCCCAGTCTCAGGCGCACAG CACTCGGCCGCCTCTAGTCCTTCCAGTCAGAGTCCCCTCAGAGCTCCAGGACAGGACCCCTTTGCACAGCTCTCTCTCAAGGATTTCTTGTAG
- the picalma gene encoding phosphatidylinositol binding clathrin assembly protein a isoform X3, with amino-acid sequence MSGQSITDRITAAQHSVTGSAVSKTVCKATTHEIMGPKKKHLDYLIQCTNEMNVNIPQLADTLFERTTNTSWVVVFKSLIATHHLMVYGNERFIQYLASRNTLFNLSNFLDKSGLQGYDMSTFIRRYSRYLNEKAVSYRQVAFDFTKVKRGADGVMRTMNTEKLLKTIPIIQNQMDALLDFNVNANELTNGVINAAFMLLFKDAIRLFAAYNEGIINLLEKYFDMKKTQCKEGLDIYKKFLTRMTRISEFLKVAEQVGIDRGDIPDLSQAPSSLLDALEQHLASLEGKKVKDSTAASRASTLSNAVSSLANTGISFTKVDEREKQAALEEEQARLKALKEQRLKELSKMPPSSATTAASPVSTGGSINTAPAIDLFSTPSSTNSTSKMPSDLLDLQPTFQPTLPLSTGLPVANTWGDPFTSSDAVDDSIPNLNPFLTNPVIDALHLPVVSSDGLSFSSKTPSHEMFGDYYNPFNDSSSSVASNHESTASIEPCITDSFCGPAPYPNTPLFQSEPSAVAGLFGGFSASPAPQPQTSRGLNVDFDSVFGNQSTSANGADAAEMQSQNPLTDTAVVASSCGILKPTVALSNQGLMTLSAQQPGKLVSDDLDSSLANLVGNLGIGNGTAKNDLHWSQPGEKKLTGGTNWQPKTAPTTTWNPATMNGMHFLQYAPSVMAFPATTPTGMMAYGMPPQMNSVAMMTQPTMMYTQPVMRPANPFGPVSGAQHSAASSPSSQSPLRAPGQDPFAQLSLKDFL; translated from the exons ATGTCTGGACAAAGCATAACGGACCGGATAACTGCAGCCCAACACAGTGTCACCGGTTCTGCGGTGTCTAAAACGGTGTGCAAGGCAACCACGCACGAAATTATGGGgccaaaaaagaaacatttggaTT ACCTGATTCAGTGCACCAATGAGATGAACGTGAACATCCCGCAGCTGGCAGACACGCTGTTTGAGAGGACCACCAACACCAGCTGGGTGGTCGTCTTCAAGTCTCTCATCGCAACACACCACCTCATGGTCTACGGCAACGAG AGGTTTATTCAGTACTTGGCCTCAAGAAACACATTATTCAACCTCAGTAATTTTTTGGATAAAAGTGGGTTACAAG GCTATGACATGTCAACTTTCATCCGAAGGTATAGTCGCTACCTGAATGAGAAGGCTGTGTCTTACCGCCAAGTCGCTTTTGACTTCACAAAAGTAAAAAGAGG GGCGGATGGTGTCATGAGGACGATGAATACTGAGAAACTCTTGAAGACCATCCCAATCATCCAGAATCAGATGGATGCCCTTCTTGATTTCAAT GTCAATGCCAATGAACTCACAAATGGGGTCATCAATGCTGCCTTCATGCTTCTGTTCAAAGATGCCATACGACTGTTTGCTGCCTATAATGAAGGGATTATCAACCTACTTG AGAAGTACTTTGATATGAAGAAAACTCAGTGTAAAGAGGGTCTTGACATTTACAAGAAATTCCTCACGCGAATGACCAGAATCTCAGAGTTTCTCAAAGTTGCTGAG CAAGTGGGAATTGACCGAGGCGACATACCAGATCTCTCCCAG GCCCCAAGCAGCCTTTTGGATGCCTTAGAACAGCACTTGGCTTCCTTAGAAGGGAAAAAAGTGAAAGATTCCACAGCAGCAAGCAG AGCCAGCACTCTGTCCAACGCCGTGTCCTCGCTAGCCAACACAGGCATATCCTTCACCAAAGTGGATGAAAGGGAAAAACAGGCGgctctggaggaggagcaggctcGCTTGAAAGCTCTTAAG GAACAGCGTCTCAAAGAACTCTCCAAGATGCCCCCCTCCTCCGCTACCACGGCTGCGTCTCCCGTGTCGACAGGAGGGAGCATCAACACCGCCCCTGCCATCGACCTCTTCTCAACACCCAGCTCCACAAACAG CACTTCAAAGATGCCGAGTGACCTCCTGGACCTGCAGCCAACATTTCAGCCAACGCTGCCTCTCTCCACAGGCTTGCCTGTAGCAAACACCTGGGGGG ATCCTTTCACTTCTTCTGACGCTGTCGATGACTCCATTCCAAACTTAAACCCTTTCCTTACAAACCCTGTTATCGATGCTCTTCATCTACCTGTTGTGTCTTCAGACGGTCTTAGTTTTTCTTCTAAGACACCCAGTCATGAAATGTTTGGTG ATTATTACAATCCCTTTAATGATTCAAGCTCTTCTGTTGCATCCAATCATGAAAGCACAGCTTCCATAGAGCCGTGTATCACAG ACTCCTTCTGTGGTCCAGCACCTTACCCTAACACTCCTCTCTTCCAATCTGAGCCCTCTGCTGTAGCAGGCCTATTTGGAG GGTTCTCAGCATCTCCTGCCCCTCAACCACAGACCTCAAGAGGCCTTAACGTTGACTTTGACTCTGTGTTTGGCAATCAGTCAACCTCCGCTAACGGCGCCGACGCTGCTG AGATGCAGTCTCAAAACCCGCTCACAGATACGgctgtggtagcttcatcat GCGGAATCCTGAAACCCACAGTAGCCCTCTCCAACCAGGGACTGATGACCCTCAGCGCTCAGCAGCCTGGCAAACTGGTGTCGGATGACTTGGACTCTTCCTTGGCCAACCTCGTGGGCA ATCTTGGAATTGGCAATGGAACAGCAAAAAA TGACCTTCACTGGAGTCAGCCTGGGGAGAAGAAGCTAACAGGTGGAACAAACTGGCAACCAAAGACTGCCCCTACAACCACGTGGAACCCTGCCACCATG AACGGCATGCATTTCCTACAATAC GCACCATCTGTCATGGCCTTCCCTGCAACGACGCCCACAGGAATGATGGCATATGGAATG CCCCCTCAAATGAACTCCGTGGCAATGATGACTCAGCCCACCATGATGTACACCCAGCCGGTCATGAGGCCGGCCAACCCTTTTGGCCCAGTCTCAGGCGCACAG CACTCGGCCGCCTCTAGTCCTTCCAGTCAGAGTCCCCTCAGAGCTCCAGGACAGGACCCCTTTGCACAGCTCTCTCTCAAGGATTTCTTGTAG